From one Thermococcus sp. genomic stretch:
- a CDS encoding Gfo/Idh/MocA family oxidoreductase → AGVEDHALITLGFDDGTGIVETNWLTPHKTRTLNVVGTGGIAYMDYIEQNLKLYNNEWIKEAKIEKREPLRNEIEHFIECVEKGTRPIVDGEAGLHALKVALLAQESAKSGRVLGVEE, encoded by the coding sequence CTGCAGGAGTGGAGGATCACGCCCTCATAACCCTCGGCTTCGATGATGGTACGGGAATAGTCGAGACCAACTGGCTCACCCCCCACAAGACGAGGACCCTAAACGTGGTCGGAACGGGGGGGATAGCGTACATGGATTACATTGAACAAAACCTCAAGCTTTACAACAACGAATGGATAAAGGAGGCCAAGATAGAAAAAAGGGAACCCCTCCGGAATGAGATTGAACACTTCATAGAGTGCGTTGAGAAAGGTACGAGGCCGATAGTCGATGGAGAGGCTGGTCTTCACGCTCTTAAGGTGGCCCTTTTAGCCCAGGAGAGTGCAAAGAGTGGAAGGGTTCTGGGGGTGGAAGAATGA